The proteins below come from a single Mycolicibacterium sp. TY81 genomic window:
- a CDS encoding enoyl-CoA hydratase gives MTFETILVTRDDRVATITLNRPKALNALNSQVMTEVTTAAAELDADPGIGAIIITGSEKAFAAGADIKEMASLTFADVFSQDFFALWNKFAATRTPTIAAVAGYALGGGCELAMMCDLLIAADTAKFGQPEIKLGVLPGMGGSQRLTRAVGKAKAMDLILTGRNMDAEEAERCGLVSRVVPADKLLEEANAVAKTIAGMSLSASRMAKEAVNRAFESTLAEGLLYERRLFHSAFATDDQTEGMAAFTEKRAPNFTHR, from the coding sequence ATGACTTTCGAAACCATCCTGGTCACCCGCGACGACCGCGTCGCCACCATCACCCTGAACCGGCCGAAGGCCCTCAACGCCCTCAACAGCCAGGTGATGACCGAAGTCACCACGGCCGCAGCCGAACTCGACGCGGACCCGGGCATCGGCGCCATCATCATCACCGGTAGCGAGAAGGCCTTCGCCGCGGGCGCCGACATCAAGGAGATGGCGAGCCTGACGTTCGCCGACGTGTTCTCGCAGGACTTCTTCGCGCTGTGGAACAAGTTCGCCGCGACCCGCACCCCCACCATCGCCGCCGTCGCCGGCTACGCGCTCGGTGGCGGTTGTGAGCTCGCCATGATGTGCGACCTGCTGATCGCCGCCGACACCGCGAAATTCGGCCAGCCCGAGATCAAGCTGGGCGTGCTCCCTGGCATGGGTGGCAGCCAGCGTCTGACGCGTGCCGTGGGCAAGGCCAAGGCCATGGATCTGATCCTCACCGGCCGCAACATGGACGCCGAGGAAGCCGAACGCTGCGGTCTGGTGTCGCGTGTGGTCCCGGCCGACAAGCTGCTCGAAGAGGCCAACGCCGTCGCCAAAACCATTGCCGGCATGTCGCTTTCGGCGTCGCGGATGGCGAAGGAAGCGGTCAACCGCGCCTTCGAGAGCACCCTCGCCGAGGGCCTGTTGTACGAGCGCCGGCTGTTCCACTCGGCCTTCGCCACCGACGACCAGACCGAGGGCATGGCGGCGTTCACCGAGAAGCGCGCGCCGAACTTCACGCATCGGTAA
- a CDS encoding acetyl-CoA C-acetyltransferase, with product MPEAVIVSTARSPIGRAVKGSLATMRPDDLAAQMVRAALDKVPALDPRDVADLMIGCGQPGGEAAYNIGRAVAVELGYDFMPGTTVNRYCSSSLQTTRMAFHAIKAGEGDVFISAGVETVSRFGIGAADGAPNSKNSLFDEAQARTAKQAEGATEWHDPREDGVLPDVYIAMGQTAENVVLHTGISREDQDHWGVRSQNKAEEAINAGFFEREIVPVTLPDGTIVSKDDGPRAGTTYEKISQLQPVFRPNGTITAGNACPLNDGAAALVIMSDEKAKALGLTPLARIVSTGVSGLSPEIMGLGPIEAVKQALGRANMAIGDVDLYEINEAFAVQVLGSARALGMDEDRLNVSGGAIALGHPFGMTGARITATLINNLQTHDKQFGIETMCVGGGQGMAMIIERLS from the coding sequence ATGCCCGAAGCCGTCATCGTCTCCACCGCCCGCTCCCCCATCGGCCGTGCCGTCAAGGGCTCGCTGGCCACCATGCGGCCCGACGACCTCGCCGCCCAGATGGTGCGCGCCGCGCTGGACAAGGTGCCCGCGCTCGACCCGCGCGATGTCGCCGACCTGATGATCGGCTGCGGACAGCCCGGTGGTGAGGCCGCCTACAACATCGGTCGCGCCGTGGCCGTCGAGCTCGGCTACGACTTCATGCCGGGCACCACCGTCAACCGCTACTGCTCGTCGTCGCTGCAGACCACCCGCATGGCGTTCCACGCCATCAAGGCCGGCGAGGGCGACGTGTTCATCTCGGCCGGTGTCGAGACCGTGTCCCGCTTCGGCATCGGCGCTGCCGACGGCGCCCCGAACAGCAAGAACTCGCTGTTCGACGAGGCTCAGGCCCGCACCGCCAAGCAGGCCGAAGGCGCCACCGAGTGGCACGACCCGCGCGAAGACGGCGTCCTGCCCGACGTCTACATCGCCATGGGCCAGACCGCCGAGAACGTCGTCCTGCACACCGGCATCAGCCGTGAGGACCAGGACCACTGGGGCGTCCGCTCGCAGAACAAGGCCGAGGAAGCCATCAACGCCGGCTTCTTCGAGCGCGAGATCGTCCCGGTCACGCTGCCCGACGGCACCATCGTCTCCAAGGACGACGGCCCGCGCGCCGGCACCACCTACGAGAAGATCAGCCAGCTGCAGCCGGTGTTCCGCCCGAACGGCACCATCACCGCCGGTAACGCCTGCCCGCTGAACGACGGCGCCGCCGCCCTCGTGATCATGAGCGACGAGAAGGCCAAGGCCCTCGGCCTGACCCCGCTGGCGCGCATCGTCTCGACCGGTGTCTCGGGTCTGTCGCCGGAGATCATGGGCCTGGGCCCGATCGAGGCCGTCAAGCAGGCCCTCGGCCGCGCCAACATGGCCATCGGTGACGTCGACCTCTACGAGATCAACGAGGCCTTCGCCGTGCAGGTGCTGGGCTCGGCCCGCGCCCTGGGCATGGACGAGGACCGCCTGAACGTGTCCGGTGGCGCCATCGCCCTCGGCCACCCGTTCGGTATGACCGGCGCCCGCATCACCGCGACGCTGATCAACAACCTGCAGACCCACGACAAGCAGTTCGGCATCGAGACCATGTGTGTCGGTGGTGGCCAGGGTATGGCCATGATCATCGAGCGGCTTTCGTAA
- a CDS encoding SGNH/GDSL hydrolase family protein: protein MGIRAPRRTTIALATAATIASTGSFYVGVRNLLSGQAATARRVIPKSWEVPPRADGVYSPGGGPVEKWQRGVPFDLHLMIFGDSTATGYGCRSADEVPGVLLARGLAQQSGKRIRLSTKAIVGATSKGLSGQIDAMFVAGPPPDAAVIMIGANDITAVNGIWQSARRLGNAVQRLCASGAVVIVGTCPDFGAIAAIPQPLRWVARNRGLRLARAQAGQVRSNGGVPVPFSDLLAPDFLKAPEVLFSPDMFHPSAAGYSLAAQQLLPALCEALGEWTTESPPASALVSRTADVTSLLARLAGIARLWRRTTGVPAPIVAPVTG from the coding sequence GTGGGCATACGTGCACCGCGCCGGACGACCATCGCTCTGGCGACCGCAGCCACCATCGCCTCGACGGGGTCGTTCTACGTCGGGGTCCGCAACCTCCTGAGCGGCCAGGCAGCCACTGCGCGCCGGGTCATCCCCAAGTCATGGGAAGTCCCGCCACGGGCCGACGGCGTCTACAGCCCCGGGGGCGGACCCGTCGAAAAGTGGCAGCGTGGCGTGCCGTTCGACCTGCACCTGATGATCTTCGGCGACTCCACCGCCACGGGATACGGCTGCCGCAGCGCCGACGAAGTGCCCGGCGTCCTGCTCGCCCGTGGGCTGGCGCAGCAATCCGGTAAGCGAATCCGGTTGTCCACCAAGGCCATCGTGGGCGCGACCTCGAAAGGCCTGTCCGGCCAGATCGACGCCATGTTCGTGGCCGGCCCGCCACCGGACGCGGCGGTCATCATGATCGGCGCCAACGACATCACCGCCGTCAACGGCATCTGGCAGTCGGCGCGCCGGCTGGGCAACGCGGTGCAGCGCCTGTGCGCCAGCGGCGCAGTCGTCATCGTCGGCACGTGTCCCGACTTCGGCGCCATCGCCGCCATCCCGCAGCCGCTGCGCTGGGTGGCCCGCAATCGGGGCCTGCGGCTGGCCCGGGCCCAGGCCGGGCAGGTGCGGTCGAACGGCGGCGTGCCGGTGCCGTTCTCGGACCTGCTGGCGCCCGATTTCCTCAAGGCGCCCGAGGTGCTGTTCTCCCCGGACATGTTCCACCCGTCGGCCGCCGGTTACTCGCTGGCGGCCCAGCAGTTGCTGCCGGCCCTGTGTGAAGCGTTGGGCGAGTGGACAACTGAGTCGCCGCCGGCATCCGCGCTGGTCTCCCGGACCGCGGACGTGACGAGCCTGCTGGCCCGCCTGGCCGGCATCGCGCGCCTGTGGCGGCGCACGACAGGCGTACCCGCGCCGATCGTCGCTCCTGTCACGGGATAA
- a CDS encoding cysteine dioxygenase family protein — translation MSVLTEFSVSGPTSLAPTRLRLPDLLHATDRCADDVLSGRYDRLLPADGLPLHERWFRRLYGDDELDLWLISWVPERSTELHDHGGSLGALTVVSGALEETRWDGRGLRQRTLEAGDQAAFPLGWVHDVVRAGSNDAAGVSPAPPTLSVHAYSPPLTAMSYYDVTESQKLRRVYTELTDKPEGD, via the coding sequence ATGTCCGTCCTGACAGAGTTTTCTGTTTCTGGCCCCACTTCCCTGGCCCCGACCCGATTGCGGCTGCCCGACCTGCTGCACGCCACTGATCGGTGCGCCGACGACGTCCTGAGCGGCCGTTACGACCGGCTGCTGCCGGCCGACGGCCTGCCCCTTCACGAACGCTGGTTCCGCCGGTTGTACGGCGACGACGAACTCGATCTCTGGCTGATCAGCTGGGTCCCCGAGCGCAGCACCGAGCTGCACGACCATGGCGGATCGCTCGGTGCGTTGACCGTGGTGTCCGGGGCGCTCGAGGAAACCCGCTGGGACGGCCGCGGGCTGCGGCAGCGCACTCTGGAGGCCGGTGACCAGGCCGCGTTCCCGTTGGGCTGGGTCCACGACGTGGTGCGGGCGGGCAGCAACGATGCCGCAGGAGTATCGCCCGCTCCGCCCACTCTGAGTGTGCACGCCTACTCGCCGCCGCTGACCGCCATGTCGTACTACGACGTGACCGAAAGCCAGAAGCTGCGGCGCGTCTACACCGAACTCACTGACAAGCCCGAGGGGGACTGA
- a CDS encoding endonuclease domain-containing protein — protein MITESDPFIGSEAVASRSLTRYELRRHYRAMLPNIYVDKRIDPSLYQRTQAAWLWSGREATIAGHAAAALHRAKWVPDDAPIELIYANTRPPRNVIARDDLLFDDESQLLGGLPVTTSHRTAFDLGRRGSLVDAVARLDALGAATGFNVDAVREVAGRHRHARGLRQLEQALALYDPGAQSPQESWLRQLLIAEGFPRPKTQIPVTGPDGRAKYFLDMGWEDMRLAVEYDGEQHAGQIGYDIVRSEYIAGVGWTVVRVAAGHRRAEIIAWVNRAWARALYRRNPAVFLPSRDAGRAS, from the coding sequence ATGATCACCGAATCGGACCCGTTCATCGGCAGCGAGGCTGTCGCAAGTCGATCGCTCACCCGCTACGAGCTGCGCCGCCACTACCGGGCGATGCTGCCGAACATCTACGTGGACAAGCGAATTGACCCATCGCTCTACCAGCGGACGCAGGCCGCGTGGCTGTGGTCTGGACGCGAGGCCACCATTGCCGGGCATGCCGCGGCAGCCCTTCACAGGGCGAAGTGGGTGCCTGATGACGCGCCGATTGAACTCATCTACGCCAATACCAGGCCGCCCAGGAACGTCATCGCCCGTGATGACCTGCTCTTCGACGACGAGAGCCAGTTGCTCGGCGGATTGCCTGTGACGACGTCGCACCGTACGGCGTTCGACCTCGGACGACGCGGGTCGCTCGTCGACGCGGTTGCCCGACTCGACGCTCTCGGTGCCGCCACCGGATTCAACGTCGACGCAGTGCGTGAGGTGGCAGGCCGCCACCGGCACGCGCGAGGGTTGCGCCAATTGGAGCAGGCTCTGGCTCTCTACGACCCGGGCGCCCAATCCCCGCAAGAATCCTGGCTTCGACAATTGCTGATCGCCGAAGGCTTTCCACGACCGAAGACTCAGATCCCGGTGACTGGCCCCGATGGCCGCGCCAAGTACTTCCTCGACATGGGATGGGAAGACATGCGGCTCGCTGTCGAGTACGACGGCGAGCAACATGCGGGCCAGATCGGCTACGACATCGTGCGCAGCGAGTACATCGCCGGCGTCGGGTGGACGGTGGTCAGAGTGGCCGCCGGACATCGCCGGGCGGAGATCATCGCGTGGGTGAATCGGGCCTGGGCGCGGGCACTCTATCGACGAAATCCTGCAGTGTTTCTGCCCTCGCGCGACGCCGGACGCGCGAGTTAG
- a CDS encoding alpha/beta-hydrolase family protein, producing the protein MAEPSDEESFVAKLEEPPSDWWVRRYTFFGTAVGLTFIWLSMTPSLLPRGPLFQGIVSGAAGACGYGLGVLSVFLVRYMRSKDSSPKAPRWAWLVLIGVGVIGQVLAVIWFHVWQDEVRDMMGVPRMKFWDHPLTAVYSIVFLFGFVEIGQLIRKLVRFLMRQLERVAPPRVSGVVAVLLVIAVFVEVFNGVVGNYAMSWINNTFASANDEDDPDNPPPTSPLRSGGPGSLASWSSLGRQGRIFVGNGPSVEELEKFNGRKAIEPIRAYAGLHSADGIRATARLAAQELKRTGGLERAVVAVATTTGTGWINEAEAASLEYMYNGNTAIVSMQYSFLPSWISFLVDKDNAQEAGQELFEEVDALVRQMPEGKRPKLVVFGESLGSFGGEAPFQSLNNLVARTDGALFSGPTFNNVIWTELTRYRDAGSLEKLPIYDHGLNARFASRPEDLDRPADATWGHPRVVYLQHASDPIAWWNPDLLFARPDWLEEPRGRDVSPRMEWIPVVTFLQVSADMAVAVDVPDGHGHVYVRDVADAWADVLQPPEWTKEKTERLRPLLHPSAGT; encoded by the coding sequence GTGGCCGAGCCGTCGGACGAGGAGTCATTCGTCGCGAAACTGGAAGAGCCACCCTCGGATTGGTGGGTTCGCCGCTACACGTTTTTCGGCACCGCGGTCGGCCTGACCTTCATCTGGCTCTCGATGACGCCGTCGCTGTTGCCGCGCGGACCGCTCTTCCAGGGCATCGTCAGCGGGGCTGCCGGCGCGTGCGGCTACGGCCTCGGGGTGCTCAGTGTCTTTCTGGTGCGCTACATGCGCTCAAAGGACAGCAGTCCCAAGGCGCCCCGCTGGGCGTGGCTCGTCCTGATCGGGGTCGGCGTCATCGGCCAGGTGCTCGCGGTCATCTGGTTCCACGTCTGGCAGGACGAGGTCCGCGACATGATGGGCGTGCCCCGGATGAAGTTCTGGGACCACCCGCTGACGGCGGTGTACTCGATCGTCTTCCTGTTCGGCTTCGTCGAAATCGGCCAGCTGATCCGCAAATTGGTGCGTTTCCTGATGCGTCAGCTGGAGCGGGTGGCTCCCCCTCGGGTGTCCGGCGTGGTGGCAGTGCTCCTGGTCATCGCCGTGTTCGTCGAGGTGTTCAACGGTGTGGTCGGCAACTATGCGATGTCGTGGATCAACAACACCTTCGCCTCGGCCAATGACGAGGATGATCCCGACAACCCGCCTCCCACATCGCCATTGCGGTCGGGCGGGCCCGGCTCACTTGCCAGCTGGTCGTCGCTGGGCCGGCAGGGCCGCATCTTCGTCGGCAACGGACCGAGCGTCGAAGAGCTCGAGAAATTCAACGGCCGCAAGGCAATCGAACCGATTCGCGCCTACGCCGGTCTGCACTCCGCGGACGGCATCCGGGCAACGGCCAGGCTCGCCGCGCAGGAACTCAAGCGCACCGGCGGACTCGAGCGCGCGGTCGTCGCCGTCGCCACCACGACGGGCACCGGCTGGATCAACGAGGCCGAAGCCGCGTCGCTGGAGTACATGTACAACGGCAACACCGCGATCGTGTCGATGCAGTATTCGTTCCTGCCCAGCTGGATCTCGTTCCTGGTGGACAAGGACAACGCGCAGGAAGCCGGCCAGGAACTGTTCGAAGAGGTCGACGCCCTCGTGCGGCAGATGCCCGAGGGCAAGCGCCCCAAGCTCGTGGTGTTCGGGGAGAGCCTCGGCTCGTTCGGCGGCGAGGCTCCGTTCCAGTCGCTGAACAACCTGGTGGCCCGCACCGACGGCGCGCTGTTCTCCGGACCGACGTTCAACAACGTCATCTGGACCGAGCTGACCCGCTACCGCGACGCCGGGTCACTGGAGAAACTGCCGATCTACGACCACGGCCTCAACGCCCGGTTCGCTTCTCGCCCTGAGGATTTGGACCGCCCTGCCGACGCCACCTGGGGCCACCCGCGGGTGGTGTATCTGCAGCACGCGTCCGACCCGATCGCCTGGTGGAATCCCGACCTGCTGTTCGCCCGGCCCGACTGGCTGGAAGAACCGCGCGGCCGTGACGTCTCGCCGCGGATGGAGTGGATTCCCGTCGTGACGTTCCTGCAGGTGTCGGCCGACATGGCCGTCGCGGTCGACGTCCCGGACGGGCACGGACACGTCTACGTCAGGGACGTCGCCGATGCGTGGGCCGACGTGCTGCAGCCGCCGGAGTGGACCAAGGAGAAGACGGAGCGGTTGCGCCCGCTGCTACACCCAAGCGCCGGCACGTAG
- the lpqV gene encoding lipoprotein LpqV, with product MQINVIRAALLTTTALTFLTACGPDKQAAPAHTPAELPTQSHEHPAPAGGAVSPGGVTTAVDAPPAATESEFGQACHAAKVWMDAQHADPATLVEPYLSLMQRAETRDPGNFNTPWTELTAGQQAGVIMAATSASKGECG from the coding sequence ATGCAGATCAACGTCATCCGGGCAGCGCTGCTCACGACCACCGCACTGACGTTCCTGACAGCCTGCGGGCCGGACAAGCAAGCCGCTCCCGCCCACACTCCCGCCGAGCTGCCCACGCAGTCGCACGAACACCCCGCACCCGCCGGCGGCGCCGTCTCCCCGGGCGGCGTGACAACTGCCGTCGACGCCCCGCCGGCGGCGACCGAGTCCGAGTTCGGCCAGGCGTGCCACGCCGCGAAGGTGTGGATGGACGCTCAGCATGCCGACCCGGCGACGCTCGTCGAGCCGTACCTGAGCCTCATGCAGCGGGCGGAAACACGTGATCCCGGTAACTTCAACACCCCGTGGACCGAGCTCACCGCAGGCCAGCAGGCCGGCGTGATCATGGCCGCGACCAGCGCCTCCAAAGGTGAATGCGGCTGA
- the purT gene encoding formate-dependent phosphoribosylglycinamide formyltransferase yields MITIGTPLSPNATKVMLLGSGELGREVLIALQRLGVETIAVDRYENAPGQQVAHHARTISMTDPDQLKALIAAEKPDLVVPEIEAIATPALQELEEAGVVRVIPTARAARLTMDREGIRRLAAEELGVPTSPYKFCDSLEELQAAIDGGIGYPCVVKPVMSSSGKGQSKLDGPDDVAKAWEYAMGGARVTNTRIIVEGFVDFDYEITLLTVRARGADGEVETQFCEPIGHRQVSGDYVESWQPHPMSAAALANAQDIAHKVTENLGGQGVFGVELFVKGDQVWFSEVSPRPHDTGMTTMITQWQNEFELHARAILGLPVDTSLKSPGASAVIYGGVEAEGIVFDGIDEALQVPGTDIRLFGKPESFRTRRMGVALARAADIDTARRNAAEAAGRVKPRAV; encoded by the coding sequence ATGATCACCATCGGAACCCCACTGTCGCCGAACGCGACCAAGGTCATGCTGCTCGGCTCCGGCGAACTCGGTCGCGAAGTGCTGATCGCGTTGCAGCGCCTGGGCGTCGAGACCATTGCCGTCGACCGCTACGAGAACGCGCCGGGCCAGCAGGTGGCCCACCACGCGCGGACCATCTCGATGACCGACCCCGACCAGCTCAAGGCGCTGATCGCGGCGGAGAAGCCGGACCTCGTGGTGCCGGAGATCGAGGCCATCGCCACGCCGGCGCTGCAGGAACTCGAGGAGGCCGGTGTGGTGCGGGTGATCCCGACCGCGCGGGCCGCCCGCCTCACCATGGACCGCGAGGGCATCCGGCGCCTGGCCGCCGAAGAACTCGGCGTGCCGACGAGCCCCTACAAGTTCTGCGATTCGCTCGAGGAACTCCAAGCCGCCATCGATGGCGGCATCGGGTACCCGTGCGTCGTGAAGCCCGTGATGAGCAGTTCGGGCAAGGGCCAGAGCAAGCTCGACGGCCCGGACGACGTCGCGAAGGCCTGGGAGTACGCCATGGGCGGGGCGCGCGTGACCAACACCCGCATCATCGTCGAGGGCTTCGTCGACTTCGACTACGAGATCACGCTGTTGACGGTCCGGGCACGAGGCGCCGACGGCGAGGTCGAGACCCAGTTCTGCGAACCGATCGGGCACCGTCAGGTCTCCGGCGATTACGTGGAGAGCTGGCAGCCGCACCCGATGTCGGCCGCGGCTCTGGCCAACGCCCAGGACATCGCGCACAAGGTCACCGAAAACCTCGGCGGGCAGGGCGTTTTCGGCGTCGAGTTGTTCGTCAAGGGCGACCAGGTGTGGTTCAGCGAAGTGAGCCCGCGCCCACACGACACCGGCATGACGACGATGATCACGCAGTGGCAGAACGAGTTCGAGCTGCATGCCCGTGCGATCCTCGGGCTGCCGGTGGACACGTCTCTCAAGAGCCCGGGCGCCAGCGCGGTGATCTACGGCGGCGTGGAGGCCGAGGGCATCGTCTTCGACGGCATCGATGAGGCCCTGCAGGTGCCGGGCACCGACATTCGCCTGTTCGGCAAGCCCGAGAGCTTCCGCACCCGCCGGATGGGTGTGGCCCTGGCGCGGGCCGCGGACATCGACACCGCACGCCGCAACGCCGCCGAAGCGGCCGGCCGCGTCAAGCCGCGCGCGGTCTGA
- a CDS encoding Bax inhibitor-1/YccA family protein, with translation MRESSNPIFRSLPKSQGGYAQFGSGAAAYGAQQTMAQPYTQYPQQQAGFSRPLTIDDVVTKTGITLAVLTVSAVVSYFVIMSNLALAGPIAMIGALGGLVMVLIATFGRKQDNPGIVLTYAVLEGMFLGAFSFVMANFAVSGANAGALIGQAILGTFGVFFGMLVVYKTGAIRVTPKFTRMIVAGMFGVLALMLGNFIIGLFNGGAGMGLRSGGTIAIIFSLVCIALAAFSFLLDFDAADQMIRAGAPEKAAWGVALGLTVTLVWLYVEILRLLSYFNND, from the coding sequence GTGCGCGAGAGCAGCAACCCGATATTTCGTTCCCTGCCCAAATCGCAGGGCGGATACGCGCAATTCGGTAGTGGCGCCGCCGCATATGGTGCCCAGCAGACCATGGCCCAGCCATACACCCAGTACCCGCAGCAGCAGGCCGGTTTCTCGCGCCCGCTGACCATCGACGACGTCGTCACCAAGACCGGCATCACGCTGGCGGTGCTGACGGTCAGTGCGGTCGTTTCGTACTTCGTGATCATGTCGAACCTGGCGCTGGCCGGGCCCATCGCCATGATCGGTGCCCTCGGCGGCCTGGTGATGGTCCTCATCGCCACGTTCGGCCGTAAGCAGGACAACCCGGGCATCGTCCTCACCTACGCGGTGCTCGAGGGCATGTTCCTCGGTGCCTTCTCGTTCGTGATGGCCAACTTCGCGGTCTCCGGCGCCAATGCCGGTGCCCTGATCGGCCAGGCCATTCTCGGCACCTTCGGTGTGTTCTTCGGCATGCTCGTCGTCTACAAGACCGGCGCCATCCGCGTCACCCCGAAGTTCACCCGCATGATCGTCGCCGGCATGTTCGGTGTTCTGGCGCTCATGCTCGGCAACTTCATCATCGGCCTGTTCAACGGCGGCGCGGGCATGGGCCTGCGCAGCGGCGGCACCATCGCGATCATCTTCTCGCTGGTCTGCATCGCGCTGGCGGCGTTCAGCTTCCTGCTCGACTTCGACGCTGCCGACCAGATGATCCGCGCCGGCGCGCCGGAGAAGGCGGCATGGGGCGTCGCGCTCGGCCTGACCGTCACCCTGGTCTGGCTGTACGTGGAAATCCTGCGACTGCTGAGTTACTTCAACAACGACTAG
- a CDS encoding enoyl-CoA hydratase/isomerase family protein produces the protein MAENEDILVNVENGVGVVTLNRPKAINSLNQVMVTGLAEALRAWEHDDSVRAVLLTGAGERGLCAGGDVVALYHSAKAQDDKARTFWHDEYLLNAHIGRYPKPYVSLMDGIVMGGGVGVGAHGNTRVVTEKTKLGMPEVGIGFIPDVGGTYLLSRAPGLIGLHAALTGAPFSGADAIALGFADHFVPQADLPAFRDLVISDGPDAALKKYAVEPPASELLAQQHWIDECYAADTVAEILENLRNSDAAPANAAADLIATRSPIALTVTLEAVRRAAKLPTLEDTLVQEFRVSMASHKSHDFVEGIRAQLVDKDRNPQWSPASLSDCTAADVDAYFVSADPDLTF, from the coding sequence GTGGCGGAAAACGAGGATATCCTAGTAAATGTCGAGAACGGCGTCGGCGTCGTCACGCTGAACCGTCCGAAGGCCATCAATTCGCTCAATCAAGTCATGGTCACGGGCCTGGCCGAGGCGCTCAGGGCGTGGGAGCACGACGACAGCGTGCGCGCGGTCCTGCTGACCGGCGCCGGCGAGCGCGGCCTGTGCGCAGGCGGCGACGTCGTCGCGCTGTATCACTCCGCCAAGGCGCAGGACGACAAGGCCAGGACGTTCTGGCACGACGAATATCTGCTCAACGCGCACATCGGCCGCTACCCCAAGCCGTACGTCTCGCTGATGGACGGCATCGTGATGGGCGGCGGCGTCGGGGTCGGCGCGCACGGCAACACCCGCGTCGTCACCGAGAAGACCAAGCTCGGCATGCCCGAGGTCGGCATCGGCTTCATCCCCGACGTCGGCGGTACCTACCTGCTGTCCCGCGCGCCGGGCCTGATCGGCCTCCATGCCGCGCTCACCGGTGCCCCGTTCTCCGGCGCGGATGCCATCGCTCTGGGCTTCGCCGACCATTTCGTCCCACAGGCCGACCTCCCAGCCTTCCGCGACCTGGTGATCAGCGACGGCCCCGACGCCGCGCTCAAGAAGTACGCCGTCGAGCCGCCCGCCAGCGAGCTTCTGGCACAACAGCATTGGATCGACGAGTGCTACGCGGCCGACACGGTCGCCGAGATCCTGGAGAACCTGCGGAACAGCGACGCCGCGCCCGCCAACGCGGCAGCCGACCTGATCGCCACCCGGTCGCCCATCGCGCTGACAGTCACCCTGGAGGCCGTGCGCCGCGCCGCGAAGCTGCCCACCCTCGAGGACACCCTCGTGCAGGAATTCCGAGTCTCGATGGCATCGCACAAGTCTCACGATTTCGTGGAGGGCATCCGCGCCCAGCTCGTCGACAAGGACCGCAACCCGCAGTGGTCCCCGGCTAGTCTTTCGGACTGCACCGCCGCCGACGTCGACGCCTACTTCGTCTCCGCCGACCCTGATCTCACCTTCTAG
- a CDS encoding rhodanese-like domain-containing protein: protein MTTASEATGNAVSRVDAMLNAARERLVRLSAAEIPAALARGAVLVDIRPAAQRAIEGEFPGALVVERNVLEWRCDPTSDARLPQATGVDVEWVVLCSQGYTSSLAAAALQDLGLYRATDVIGGYRALVDEGLLGGTAASVLLRAGAWV from the coding sequence ATGACCACGGCGAGTGAAGCGACGGGGAACGCGGTCAGCCGAGTCGACGCCATGCTGAACGCGGCGCGCGAGCGGCTGGTCCGGCTGTCCGCCGCCGAAATCCCCGCCGCGCTGGCCCGGGGCGCCGTGCTGGTGGACATCAGGCCGGCCGCGCAGCGCGCCATCGAGGGCGAGTTTCCCGGCGCGCTCGTCGTGGAACGCAACGTCCTGGAATGGCGCTGCGACCCGACCAGTGACGCCCGTCTGCCGCAGGCCACCGGAGTCGACGTCGAGTGGGTGGTGCTGTGCTCGCAGGGCTACACCTCGAGCCTGGCCGCCGCCGCGCTGCAGGACCTGGGGCTGTACCGCGCCACCGACGTCATCGGCGGATACCGGGCGCTGGTCGATGAAGGACTGCTGGGCGGGACGGCCGCGTCGGTGCTGCTACGTGCCGGCGCTTGGGTGTAG